The following proteins are co-located in the Silene latifolia isolate original U9 population chromosome 1, ASM4854445v1, whole genome shotgun sequence genome:
- the LOC141658994 gene encoding uncharacterized protein LOC141658994, whose amino-acid sequence MTYKIYIEGWAWSVSQKYILACDSMTLLVKPVYHEFFTRGMLRFVHYWPIRDDQKCKSLKFAVEWGNNHTSEAQAIGEAGSDYIHEDLKMENVYDYMFHLLNEYAKLLRFKPEIPPNATELCPEAMACQTGGIWRNLMEESLEKSPKDGAPCTLPPPYDALGLQGFLDKKANLTRQVEMWEHKYWTGFPK is encoded by the exons atgac ATACAAGATTTACATAGAAGGATGGGCATGGTCCGTGAGTCAAAAGTATATCTTAGCTTGTGACTCAATGACTTTGCTAGTGAAGCCGGTATACCATGAATTTTTCACTAGGGGAATGTTGCGCTTTGTGCATTATTGGCCTATTCGTGACGATCAAAAGTGCAAATCCTTAAAATTTGCCGTGGAATGGGGCAATAATCACACTTCTGAG GCTCAAGCAATAGGGGAAGCCGGAAGTGACTACATTCATGAGGATTTAAAAATGGAGAATGTCTATGATTACATGTTCCATTTGTTAAACGAGTATGCGAAACTCCTAAGATTCAAACCCGAGATTCCTCCTAACGCCACTGAACTATGCCCCGAGGCAATGGCATGCCAAACTGGAGGTATATGGAGGAATCTCATGGAGGAGTCATTGGAAAAGTCTCCAAAAGATGGAGCTCCTTGTACATTGCCTCCTCCATATGATGCATTAGGTCTTCAAGGTTTTCTTGATAAGAAAGCCAATTTGACTAGGCAAGTAGAAATGTGGGAACATAAATATTGGACCGGTTTTCCTAAATGA